From Streptomyces yatensis, one genomic window encodes:
- a CDS encoding MMPL family transporter: protein MNSFTVRMARWSARHPWRAIAGWLVFVALCLGVGSAVGTHSATTADYRVGEAGRAEAMAAEGGLERRAAEQVLISSRSGPLDRDAAEAAARDLTARMKRLPEVAGVADPLLSQDRRILMVEVALKGEERDAKDKVDALAGQTDAVGTAYPALRLEETGSPSISKGVDQQRGDDLALSEKITLPITLVTLLVVFGSVTMAGVPLLLALSSIAAAIGLSMVASHVSPDAGVGTNVILMIGLAVGVDYTLFYLKREREERARSGGRLSSEALVDMAAATSGRAVVISGLAVVASTATLYLASDVIFSSLATGTIVVVLVAVASSLTALPALLVKLGQREERRARRRAERGRPARRTRGDSGGRVWAALLRPASRHPLATLCVSVLALLALVTPLAGLKITEMSRDTHSRDIAAMRVYDRLNAAFPEQRVTHQVVVRADAARSGEVGGALRELARRADADPLFAGASRVRTSADHRTSVLELKVPYLGNSDQAYDSLDHLREDYLPATVGRVEGAEFGVSGDVARYADYPAHQNSKLPLVLGALLLVTFAMTTYAFRSVVLGLIGVVLNLLSAAAALGLLVLVFQGTWAEGLLDFHSTGSIGSRVPLFLFVILFGLSMDYQVFVVSRIREAVLAGVPTRQAVLEGIRRSASVVTSAAVVMTTVFVSFVFLHIIEMKQIGFVLAAAVLLDAFIVRIMVLPSAMLLLGEASWWPSRTAGRTAAASAQPADGRPVVDVR from the coding sequence ATGAACTCATTCACTGTGCGCATGGCGCGCTGGAGCGCTCGGCACCCCTGGCGGGCCATCGCCGGCTGGCTGGTGTTCGTGGCGCTGTGCCTGGGGGTCGGCAGTGCCGTCGGCACCCACAGCGCGACCACGGCCGACTACCGGGTCGGCGAGGCCGGGCGGGCGGAGGCGATGGCCGCGGAGGGGGGTCTGGAGCGCCGGGCCGCCGAACAGGTGCTGATCTCTTCCCGGTCGGGCCCCCTCGACCGGGACGCGGCCGAGGCCGCGGCCAGGGACCTGACCGCCCGGATGAAGCGGCTGCCCGAAGTCGCGGGCGTCGCCGATCCGCTGCTGTCCCAGGATCGCCGGATCCTCATGGTCGAGGTGGCGCTGAAGGGCGAGGAGCGGGACGCCAAGGACAAGGTCGACGCCCTGGCCGGACAGACCGACGCCGTGGGGACGGCCTATCCGGCGCTGCGGCTGGAGGAGACCGGGAGTCCCTCCATCAGCAAGGGAGTCGACCAGCAGCGCGGCGACGACCTGGCGCTCTCCGAGAAGATCACGCTTCCCATCACCCTGGTCACCCTGTTGGTCGTCTTCGGATCCGTGACCATGGCGGGGGTGCCGCTGCTGCTCGCGCTGTCGTCCATCGCGGCGGCCATCGGGCTTTCGATGGTGGCCTCACACGTCTCCCCCGACGCCGGGGTCGGCACCAACGTCATCCTGATGATCGGCCTCGCGGTCGGCGTCGACTACACGCTCTTCTATCTCAAGCGGGAGCGCGAGGAGCGCGCCCGCTCGGGCGGCCGGCTGAGCTCCGAGGCGCTGGTGGACATGGCCGCGGCGACCTCCGGCCGGGCTGTCGTGATCTCCGGACTCGCGGTCGTGGCCTCCACCGCGACCCTGTATCTCGCCTCCGACGTCATCTTCTCCTCACTCGCCACCGGCACGATCGTGGTCGTCCTGGTCGCGGTGGCCAGTTCGCTGACGGCGCTGCCCGCGCTGCTGGTCAAGCTCGGACAGCGGGAGGAGCGCAGGGCGCGGCGCCGTGCCGAGCGGGGAAGGCCCGCGCGCCGGACCCGGGGCGACAGCGGGGGCCGCGTATGGGCCGCCCTGCTGCGACCCGCGAGCCGGCATCCGCTGGCCACCCTGTGCGTCTCGGTTCTCGCCCTGCTCGCGCTCGTCACCCCGTTGGCCGGGCTGAAGATCACCGAGATGAGCCGGGACACCCACTCCCGCGACATCGCCGCGATGCGGGTGTACGACCGGCTCAACGCGGCGTTCCCGGAGCAGCGGGTCACCCACCAGGTCGTCGTACGGGCCGACGCCGCCCGCTCCGGCGAGGTCGGCGGGGCGCTGCGCGAGCTGGCCCGGCGCGCCGACGCCGACCCGCTGTTCGCCGGTGCCTCGCGCGTGCGGACCTCCGCCGACCACCGGACCAGTGTGCTCGAGCTGAAGGTGCCGTACCTCGGCAACTCCGACCAGGCGTACGACTCCCTCGACCACCTGCGGGAGGACTATCTGCCCGCCACCGTCGGCCGGGTCGAGGGGGCGGAGTTCGGAGTGAGCGGCGACGTCGCCCGGTACGCCGACTATCCCGCTCACCAGAACAGCAAACTCCCGCTGGTCCTCGGGGCGTTGCTGCTGGTGACCTTCGCGATGACGACGTACGCGTTCCGCTCGGTGGTGCTGGGCCTGATCGGCGTCGTACTGAATCTGCTGTCCGCGGCGGCGGCGCTCGGGCTGCTCGTCCTGGTCTTCCAGGGGACCTGGGCCGAGGGGCTGTTGGACTTCCACTCCACGGGGTCGATCGGATCGCGCGTACCGCTGTTCCTCTTCGTGATCCTCTTCGGGCTCTCGATGGACTACCAGGTGTTCGTGGTCAGCCGGATCAGGGAGGCCGTCCTCGCGGGCGTGCCCACACGGCAGGCCGTGCTCGAGGGAATCCGCAGGTCGGCGAGTGTGGTGACGAGTGCGGCGGTGGTGATGACGACCGTCTTCGTGAGTTTCGTCTTCCTGCACATCATCGAGATGAAGCAGATCGGCTTCGTCCTCGCGGCGGCCGTGCTGCTCGATGCCTTCATCGTCCGGATCATGGTCCTGCCGTCGGCGATGCTGCTGCTCGGTGAGGCGAGCTGGTGGCCCTCGCGGACGGCGGGGCGAACGGCGGCGGCCTCGGCTCAACCGGCCGACGGGCGGCCGGTGGTCGACGTACGTTGA
- a CDS encoding response regulator produces the protein MSEAGLRIVVVDDHTVMRAGVIALLAAEDSIEIAGEAGDGRAALDLVERYDPDVALVDLRMPVLDGVATTAEIVARYPRTRVLILTTYDTDTEIERGVEAGAIGYLLKDTTREQLVDAIHAAARGETVLAPRVAEKLVARLRRPVQEPLTDRETEVLGAVADGLTNAEIGRRLVIAEATVKTHLLRLFAKLDVNDRTRAVVVAMERGLLRRPRP, from the coding sequence ATGAGCGAGGCAGGTCTGCGCATCGTCGTGGTGGACGATCACACCGTGATGCGGGCCGGGGTGATCGCCCTGCTCGCCGCCGAGGACAGCATCGAGATCGCCGGCGAGGCGGGCGACGGACGCGCGGCGCTCGATCTGGTCGAGCGGTACGACCCCGACGTGGCCCTGGTCGATCTGCGGATGCCCGTGCTCGACGGGGTGGCGACGACGGCCGAGATCGTCGCCCGGTATCCGCGTACGCGGGTGCTGATCCTGACGACGTACGACACCGACACGGAGATCGAGCGCGGAGTGGAAGCCGGTGCCATCGGCTATCTGCTCAAGGACACCACCCGTGAGCAACTCGTCGACGCCATCCACGCGGCGGCGCGGGGCGAGACGGTGCTCGCACCCCGGGTCGCCGAGAAGCTGGTCGCGCGGCTGCGCCGGCCCGTTCAGGAGCCGCTGACCGACCGCGAGACCGAGGTCCTGGGCGCCGTGGCGGACGGTCTCACCAACGCCGAGATCGGACGGCGCCTGGTGATCGCCGAGGCCACGGTGAAGACGCATCTGCTGCGCCTGTTCGCCAAGCTGGATGTAAATGACCGGACGCGGGCGGTGGTGGTGGCCATGGAGCGGGGGCTTCTGCGGCGGCCGCGACCCTAG
- a CDS encoding sensor histidine kinase: MTALANPLADAFWATSLRRWNAVCWVLFAAMAVGLVTTAPAGGSKYRAIALLGCVVLCYAVLDRFPGNPVVRPRVYLSVLVLGLGGLAYLGSSYAALFMVTLPHYWMFGRTPRASMGFLGVAAAATLAGSLVRQGWSAEFFGETLMSTLIVVAVGVLIGLWAHSVVAQSSERARLIEELERTQAQLSEAHQRQGAADERERIARDIHDTLAQGFASIIVLAEAAQAGIGHAPATSAQQLRSIESTARENLAEARELVGSAGQPGPGRVAAGSVALTLRRTLDRFAEDTGLTVDADLADLECDQQTRIALLRCTQESLANVRKHAHASMVGVVLVRRPHGVELEITDDGTGFRVGESTGFGLDGMRKRLAELGGRLTVTSSVGDGTRILAMLPMASEVEA, encoded by the coding sequence ATGACCGCTCTCGCCAACCCCCTGGCCGACGCCTTCTGGGCCACCTCGCTGCGCCGGTGGAACGCCGTGTGCTGGGTCCTGTTCGCCGCGATGGCCGTCGGGCTGGTGACGACGGCTCCGGCCGGGGGCAGCAAGTACCGGGCGATCGCGCTTCTGGGCTGTGTGGTGCTGTGCTACGCGGTGCTCGACCGCTTCCCGGGCAATCCCGTCGTCCGTCCGCGGGTCTACCTCTCGGTGCTCGTGCTCGGGCTCGGCGGGCTGGCCTATCTGGGCAGCAGCTATGCGGCGCTGTTCATGGTGACGCTGCCGCACTACTGGATGTTCGGGCGCACGCCGCGGGCCTCGATGGGGTTCCTCGGGGTGGCCGCCGCCGCCACGCTGGCCGGGAGTCTGGTCCGGCAGGGCTGGTCGGCGGAGTTCTTCGGCGAGACGCTGATGTCCACCCTGATCGTGGTCGCGGTGGGCGTGCTGATCGGCCTGTGGGCGCACTCGGTCGTCGCGCAGAGCAGTGAACGGGCGCGGCTGATCGAGGAGTTGGAGCGCACGCAGGCGCAGCTGTCCGAGGCCCACCAGCGGCAGGGCGCGGCGGACGAACGGGAACGCATCGCACGCGACATCCACGACACGCTCGCGCAGGGTTTCGCGTCGATCATCGTGCTCGCGGAGGCGGCCCAGGCGGGCATCGGCCACGCTCCGGCGACCAGCGCCCAGCAACTGCGGTCGATCGAGTCCACCGCCCGGGAGAACCTCGCCGAGGCGCGGGAGTTGGTCGGCTCGGCGGGGCAGCCGGGCCCGGGCCGGGTGGCGGCCGGTTCGGTGGCGCTGACGCTGCGCCGTACGCTGGACCGCTTCGCGGAGGACACCGGGCTGACGGTGGACGCCGACCTGGCAGACCTGGAGTGCGACCAGCAGACCCGTATCGCGCTGCTGCGCTGCACCCAGGAGTCCCTGGCCAACGTGCGTAAACACGCACACGCGTCCATGGTCGGCGTGGTGCTGGTGCGGCGTCCGCACGGAGTGGAACTGGAGATCACCGACGATGGAACCGGGTTCCGGGTGGGGGAGTCGACGGGCTTCGGACTCGACGGCATGCGCAAGCGACTGGCGGAGCTGGGCGGGAGGCTCACGGTGACGAGTTCGGTGGGCGACGGGACGCGGATCCTGGCGATGCTCCCCATGGCGAGCGAGGTGGAGGCATGA